In the genome of Hirundo rustica isolate bHirRus1 chromosome 23, bHirRus1.pri.v3, whole genome shotgun sequence, the window AAGTGCAACGCACCAGTTGACAGGAAGGACTGGGGGGGTTAATTTTCAGGATGCTGCCTGGGAATTTAGCCGTGGGATTTCCATTATTGCTAATGGGACTCACGCAGCTTAATTTCATGTGAGCTACACTAAAAACATACCCCTAACTGCCTGCAAAATTTCAGTCCTGAAAtcaagccttttaaaagttAGAGAAGGGTAAACAAACACCTGAAACCACAGAGTCTCACTATTTCCCCCTCTCAGCTGTTTGGATTTTAAAGTCTGGAAGAGGGAGGAACTCAAGCAGTTTGCGACAATTAAAAACCCCATCCTGCAGGCACGCTGGCTGCCTGTGCGGTGCgtccctgctctctgccaaTTACAGCGGCAGAGTTATAACCCCCGAAAAAATAGGAGTAAGCTGATGCCTTACCCTTAACTATAGTACGGCGAGGGCGGCGTTATCACACGCGTCTAATAACCCGCGCAGCGCCGCCGTGCATCGTGAGGCCTCCGTTATTAGGCTGTTCTCGTTAAATGACTGCTATCATCTGGTCCCAAAGTACATTAAATCCCATTATAATTATAAACACACTTCCCCATAACGTTCTCCTTAGATTACATTTGCGCTGCTTTACCCCAAGGGTATCTTTGTACTAATGCCGTCCGCGTTTGTTGTTTTAGCTGACGATACCGGGCCCTgcgctggctgtgctgtgccacgGGCgcagcggggagggagggaagaagggagagcTGTGTGGCTGCCACCCTGCCCCTCCCCGAGGATTACACCGGTCTCTCGGCGCGCTGAGCGTGGGCACCGCCGAGGAGCTGAGGCACCCGCACCTCCTGACTCGAGGATGCTCGGGGCACAGCTCGGTGCGTGGCCCGCTGCTCGTGCCGCTGCCAGCGCTGTTGCCGGTGTCACACGGTGTGGCTGGCGTGTCCCCGTGCGCTTCGCTCCCTTCCCGAAGCCGACCCTCGTGGGAGAGCCCGACCTGGGGAGCGGGCACCCACCACATCCCTACATACAAGCGGCGCCGTCACGGCGTCACTATTTTAACGCgcgggggaggggggaagaaaaaccaGCTTCGTCGGGGCGATAACGCGCTCGGTGTCACATCACGTCACAACCGCCGCGGCTCCCGGTCGGAATCCGCCACCGGACCCCAAACTGGGCTCCGGGGTTGGTTTTTACCGTCTCCAcccccggggccgggggtcCGCCCAggcgcggcgcggggggcggcTTTGTCTGGCGCGGCGGTGGCGCAGCCCGTCGGGGCGGTGGGCGCAGCCCGTCGGGGCGCGCAGCCCCGCTCGCAGCGGGCCCGGGGGCAGCCGCGCCGCTGCCCGGTGCCGCTCCCCGGTACCGCCGGGCTTCCGGGTGCCgggctccccgccgccgcctccggcTCCTCCATGTTTGTTGTCGGCAGCGCTGTCCAGCCGCTGCGCTCCCCGCAAGGtgcggggctgcgcggggcgggcccgggcggGGGCGCCCGCACTCAgcccggcgggggcgggcggtgCTGGCTGGccgggtgggtgggtgggtgggggcGGCCTGacgcgggcgcggggcggcccGGGGGCCGGCGCCGCCGTGATTTGCTGCGCGGCGcggcgagcggcggcggcggcgatgAGAGCGGGCAGTGCGAACTGCCGGAGCAGCCGCCGGCCGCCGTGAGTGCGGGCGAGGGGGGGgcggcaccgggaccccccgcGTCCCCCGCCCCGGGACCGCCGTGGGGCCGGGGCTCCGTCGCTTCGCCGCGCACCTGATGGGGCCGCGCTGCCGGCGGGACGGGGCGGCCGGAGCTGgagccgggcggcggcgggggatGCGcaccttcctctcccttccctcccttgccTTTCCCGGCCGGCGGTGGCGGCGACGCGGCTCCGCCGGGAGCGAATCCGCCGAGAAGCGCGGAAACTTTTGGACGAGTCGCTGCTGGGCTGCGGACTaacttccctctcctcccctctcccttctccctgctcccttctactccctgctcccttctaCTCTCCTTTCGCCACCCGGCTTTTCTATCGccccctccttttttctcttttttccccttttcactCTCTTTCGTCTCTTCCCTCCCCGCTCCCCCTTTCCCGCTCcactctgctcctctccccctccgCCTTTTGTTTTCGCAGATAGTCGGCACACAAAGCTGGTCCCAGATTTGAGTGACGGCGAGACACCCTGATGTGTGAGCCTGGGGCGCGCCATGGATCTGACTAAGATGGGGCTGATCCAGCTGCAGAACCCCTGCCACCCCACCGGGCTGCTGCACAAAGCCAACCAGATGCGCCTGGCGGGGACGCTGTGCGACGTGGTCATCATGGTGGACAGCCAGGAGTTCCATGCGCACCGGACCGTGCTGGCCTGCACCAGCAAGATGTTCGAGATCCTCTTCCACCGCAACAGCCAGCACTACACCCTGGACTTCCTCTCGCCAAAGACGTTCCAGCAGATCCTGGAGTACGCGTACACCGCCACCCTACAAGCCAAGGTCGAGGACCTGGACGACCTGCTCTATGCTGCCGAGATCCTGGAAATAGAGTACCTGGAGGAGCAGTGCCTGAAGATCCTGGAGACTATACAGGCTTCTGAGGACAATGACACCGAGGTCGCcatggctgatggagctgccgCCGCCAccactgaggaggaggaggagaggaagtcGAGGTACATCAAGGGCCTCTTCATCTCCAAGCCCGCTGGTGAGgaaggtggctgtgctggcatgGCCAGCCAGAGTCTGCCGGCAGCCACAGTGGagcagagcccctctgcctccGCGTCCTACTGCTCCCTCTCTTCCATGAGCCCCACCAAGGCAGCGGTGGACAGCTTGATGACCATCGGGCAGTCGCTGCTGCAGGGCGCCCTGCCACCCAGTGCCCCCGAGGACTCACGCTCTGCCACCACCCGCCGCCCCTCTGGCCTCGCCGAAGTCAAAACTGAAGCAATGCAGGTGGATGAGGCCTCCAGCCATGACAGCCCCCGGACAGCAGAGCCCGGTGGCTCCAGTGGGGAGAAGCCAGACGAGAAGGGCAAGGAAGGACCTGGCACCCCGACCCGCAGCAGCGTCATCACCAGTGCCCGTGAACTGCACTACACCCGTGAGGAGGGTGCCGAGCCACCCCCTGAGCCTGGCCAGGGGCTGCCGCTGGGGCCGGAGCCATCCGTCACTGGCCCGGGAGAGAAACCCTTGGGCATCTACTCGCTGCTGCCGAACCACAAGACTGAGCCGGTGCTCGGCGTGCCGCCCACCGTGGCGTCCGCCCTGCACGTGCAGCCGGCCCTGGCTGTCTCCATGGACTTCAGCGCCTATGGtgggctgctgccccagggcttCATCCAGCGGGAGCTGTTCAGCAAGCTGGGGGAGCTGGCAGCCGGCATGAAgacagagagcagagccctgggtgaGCAGTGCAGCGTGTGTGGGGCAGAGCTGCCGGACAACGAGACCCTCGAGCAGCACAGGTGAGTGCCGAGGCCGTGCCGTGGCGTGCTGCACCGGgcagccagggtctcaccagagGGTTTCAGTTTCTGGCTAAGCGCTGTACGCGCTGGTACAAAGTTTCTGTCGTGTATCCCAAAACCAGCTCGTGGAGTAGCATTCTCAGAGGGATGGCTGTTGCAGCTCCCCCAGGTCTGGTGACCGTGCCAGAAGGTTCTTTCCCGTGAGcgctggctggggacagcccggATGAGCTGGGGCCGTCGGTGTTTCCTGCGAGCATAAACCCCACCTGTTTCCCTGACTGGCATCATCCAAGCAGCTCACGGTTGCTATCCTTTGAGTTTAGGGATCTGAGCATGGAGAGATGCAGTGGGGACAGACAGCACTCGTCCACTCTCTGCTGCGAGCTGGTCCGTCCTGTGCCAGTGCCGGGGCGCGACAGCACGGGGAGCATTGGCAAGGTGTGGTGACTTGCCAGCCTGGGGGGTTTCGTGCTGCTCAGCTTCCAGGTTTATGAAACATTTACACTGCATAAAGGGGCGCGGGGGTCAGGCTGGGTAACGCCAGGGCGAGCAGAGGGGGCTCTGGCTGCCGCAGAGCCGTGGGTCTGTCCCTGCGGGGAAGGTGAAGGGCTGGACCTCCAGTGGCCGCAGATGCAGCTTCGGGACTCCCCTGCTCAGGGTGGGGGTATCTGTGTGCCCACTCCCAGCTGCGGGGTGGGAACGTGGTGCTGGTCGCTGACACCGAGCTCAGTGCTCCGCTGTTTATTGCCTCCTGGTCGTGGTTCAGGAACCAGGGCTTGGTTCCCTGGTttggctggggaagggagcCACGTTAATTACCACGCCAAAATCGGCGTCGCCAGTCAAATCGCGTGGCTCTGGACGTGCTCCGGTGAGCGCTGCTCTGGCCCCCGGTGTGGCTGCAGCCCCGCGACAGGACAGCAGCGTCCTGCCTAGGGAAGACATCACCGACATGGTGCCGTAGCTTCTCCCCGCCTCCCCTTGCTGCGCACCCTGTCAGGTTTTTAGCGAATCAACAGGTTAATTAGTCCTGATGCACACGAGGCGCTCCAGGGCCGGTGTCCGTGCCTCTGGCGGGGCAGTCGGTGCTGCCGGCGGGATCGCTGCTGCCGGAGCAGCGGACACTGCCGGGGCAGCGGCTCCCCGTACGCTCAGCCCGTGAGCGCTCCGGGTGCAGGGCGGCAGCTGCCGAGCCGGGATCCTCAGCCCTGCGCCGCTCTGCGAGCGCTGGCAGCGTCGCCCCTCGCTCTGCCGCATGGACCCTGCAGGGAGCCGCCTTCACCCCTCGAGGGTCCTCGGCTCCCTGTGGGGGCTCGGCCGCTCTCGGCTTTGTTTCCCCCTCTCGCAAgcgggagagctggggctggcgTTGGTTACGTCCCCGAAGCCGCCTCGGCCGTGCAGTGATGCAGACCGAACGTCACCGGGAGAGCTGCAGTGAGGGCTCAGGGAGAATTTTAACGTGCCTTTCTGCCACGGTCTCAAggctctccctttccccctccaAGCCCAGAGCAGCAATTGCTGTGGGCGCAGCGGAGGGCGATGCTGGGGCTGTCCGGAGGCTCCTGTCGCCAGCCGTGAATCTGtccagagggagggagagctgcGCGGTCAGATCCTTCCCCGCGTGGTCGAGAGATGAGGGAGCATGGCCCAGctgtccagcacagcagcccctATTTCACAGCGCCTTCCCGGGCTCAGCTTGTTTTGACAGCCGCTGCTGCAGCCGTAGCTTATTTCTCACTTATTCATGATCCTTATCGTGCGGCTGGGCACACACCATGCTCCGCGGGCTCGGGGTCTGCCTGGAGCACGGAGCTCAGTACTggcccctgccagcacagccttaAAGGCAGTTGCTGAAGCCAGCACCAAACTCTGGCTGTTCTTGCTTTCAGACCAATTACCTGGTGCTGGCAAACTTTGCAGGGTTAGCCAAATCCTTTGAGCCGTGTTTAAACTGATCTGTAAGACCGTCCATGTTGAAAGGCATTGGGTAACAGTCCAATGAACTCCCTCCCTGGCCTCCAAAGTCTAAATCCCAGGTGGTTTGTGTGTAGACAGGGTCTCATGTGGCTTTTTTATACTGTTTGCTTTCTAATACGTTGTGAGAATTACCATTTGGGGAGGATTTGTTGGATCCTATTGTATTCATGGAGCTGTTAAACAGCATCTGCGCTGAGTTGGgatctgcagctctgtgccGGAGCAGCTCTGGTGGCAGCTGCACCGTGCTGGCTGCGGGCTCCTCTTCGCTCCACTGCCTGCTGGTGAGGGGGCCTGGGGATCTGTGCCCTGCACTGGGGTCTGGGCACCACCTCCCCAAGCGGCTGGAGGGGGGCAGGATGTGCCAGGGGCACCACGGTGTCACTCGTTGACTTTCGCTGACCTCTTTCTGCCGCGCACTCGctgctgtggttttgctttccGACCCCAATGCGAGGTGGAGGTGCCCGAGCGGAGCCGTTCCCAGCTGTGGTGAGCTGGGGCCAGGGGCAGGGGCGGGGGGTACTTCACTGTTCCGTGGGGCGTTTGGCTGCCGGTGTGACAGCTTCCACGTGCCGAGCCCCGGGAGGCAACAGAGCCCGAAGCCGCCCTGCGCCAACGCCGCTCGTTCCGCAGGAGCTCGGTGAGCCAGTGCGTGCCGAGCCTGTTTGCAGAGCGCAGGCAGCCCATGCATATGGCGGGGCTGTTTGTTTACCCACACACATGCCTATGGAAGTGTAAACATATATGTTTATAGTCTTGGAGCCTTCTGAGTGTTGTTCCTGTCTTCATTAGTATGGGAAGCACGTGCAGGAAAAAGGAGATCAGAGGGTTGGCCTGGCCTCGGCGAGCGCAGGGGGCCACTGGCCCTGGTGACAGACAGTGCCCGAGGGACAGtgctctgccctggcccagTGAGGTAACACGGCTCCTTGGCCTCGTGGCAGCACTGAATGTGCCGTGTCATACCCAGGGGCGCCAAGCTGTGACCTTTGGGGGGCCAAGTGGCCAAAAGCCTTGGTGCTGCCTCTGATCGGGGTTTTCAGGTCCCTGAACCCGCTGGCTGCTGCGtgatccattttttttcttccttaccaAGCTTATGATTTTGACTAATTGAGTGTAGATTGAGTCGTCgagtctttaattttttttataaaagatTTCCTTCTGGGTTCAGCAAAGTTCAGACTTAATCTAATGTTAGTATTGATCGTCGCTTCTAATTGCAGACAAAAAAGCCAGAGTTCAGTGGCCCTTTTGGGGGCTGTTTTGTGAAGGAAAACCTCCAAGCTGCGAGGCGAGATCTGTGCTGAGCTGCCAACTGAGCCTGGCATAATTTGTCATCAGGAAgttaaatactttaaaacttttttaaaaaattaaaccgTGTATTTTATAAAGTGATAGAGAGTGGGAAGGCTGCCAGCGGGGATGTGATCCCATACACTTTATTTATGGCACGGTCGAAGATCCCAAGCCAGCGCTGCCCGGGAATTCACCTGGCACGGcggtgcagctgctggcagcacgtGTGTCAGTGCGAGGTGGAGGTGCTGGTCTGGAAAGCAAAAGTGCTTTCGTGGTGATGGTGTCATGAGGCCAGTGGAGGCCAGTGGTGGGTGAATGCTCCTCATGGGGCGATTTTGGGCAGAAGGTGCTTGTCCTCACTGTCATATGGGGGAATGTACCTTGGGGAAAGCTTCCATGCCACCCGTCAGGTCTGCTCTGCATTTTGAGGTTCCATGGCTGAGCCGTCAGCTAAAGATGTGTGTGTGCCAGTGGAGAAAGGACAGGGCTAAGGAGGCTTGCTCTGCCCCAGTGGCTGCTGGCCAGCCACTGCACCCAAACTCCAGATTTGTGCCCTTTTCCCATTGAAggacagaaaagctgtggatcTGCCAGACTGCTACCAGCAGCACcagtgttcagggccaggcaTTGATGCTCCCACCAGTCTGAAACGATCCTGCTTGGGAAAACTGCAGCTTCCCTTCTGGATCCAGCCTTTGGCTTTTCCTCTGGCAGCCTCACCTCCCCTCTCTCCACCTGGATTAGCTGAGCGTTGTACTGCTAATGCCATTAGGCACATTGGCACAGCTCGGCATGTCACAGTGAGAAACAGATGCAGTGTACCATTAAAGCAATAAACGTGATAAATCGGATCCCAAGTGCTTTGTGAGATGTTATTAGTGTTAATTTCAGTAGCTGAATACAGtagttgttttttattttattttaagcattcGTCAATTTATGTTCCACTGCAATTTAAACTCttgaaaaaaggaggaaaaatggaaagcaagggggggagggaaggaaaagccagggcagcagcccccCAAACTCTGCCCATGATTACTTCCAGAGTTCGGGGATGACCTGGCAGCTCTTGTTTCTTGCTGATGGGCCTTATTAGCGGCACCTGGCATCATAAGGGGCTAATGGAAACCAGCGTTCCCGGCTGCCGGGCCGCGGTGCAGGGCAGCCGGGCGAGGAAGCTCTTATTAGCTTTATGGGCAGGGGGACGTGCCCCGCTCAGGAAATGAATGTTGCAGCTAAGGTCCACAGCGCTGACCCCGAGCGTGTAACCTGTGAGCGCTGGCCGAGACCCCGCGCAGGATGCTTGGGATTTCGGGGGCTCTCTGGTTCTTGTCATGGGTAGAGGGGGAATACAACGTGGTATGTTGCAGCCTTGAACTTTTGATTTATTCAGTGGGTGACTTAACCATTTCCATACTCAGCTCCAAGtgtggagggagaaaagcttCCACATTATTCCATCAGTTTATTATCCTGCATCAGTTTAGTTATGCGTGCAGTGCATTCAAAAGCGAAGCTCTGAGGTTCCCATCAGAAAACACCTACTACAGTGtacttgtttgtttctttgtttccccCTGCCCAGTGAAACTCTGGTTTCTCCTGGTCATGATGCCTGGTGCTTCTGACACCTTGCAGGGGGACATCCAGGGCCGTGATGGCATCGTtgcctgctctctgcctgctgtgcagccccttccccagcaccgCTCCCTTCCCAGGGACCAGGAACCcatggctgcagggctgggacccCAGTGCACGAAACCTGCTGCACTGAGGACACTTGGGTggcttttctgcagagctggctgttgctgcagcagctcgATGAGAATCGCATCCTCAGTCCTCGTTACACCTCGCACAGTGACGTTGGTTAAAATGCCTTTACGGCTGTACAGAGggccctgcagagcctgtgctGGTTCAGGGGCGACTCTGTCCaccctttcttccttccctgtggAACATGGGAGTGGTGCAGAGCAGCCCGGGCTGTTGGTGACAGAGCATTCCTGCAGCCTTCGCTGCTTCTGCGGGATGTTGGTTCTTTAGTTACACCAGTCTGTAAATCTGTTTTCCTTGGATAGAGTAAAATgatctgcattttcctttttgcctgCAATTagcaagatttttcttttattccccccctgccccccttgACAGCTTCAAGAGAGGCTTTAAATGAGTAATTACTAAATATTTCCCGGCAGCCAAACACGGGGCCATGGCATCTCCTGTtgcaaaagtgaaaaatatttctgtttgcagttAATTTTAGTGGCAGGCAGATCATGTTAACTGGGTGTAATTGCTTCCAGATATGGCAGAGGGTTTTGTGTGTTGGGATGAAGGGTCTGGTAAGTGCTCACTTCCTGTGTAAATTAGCCTATTCCATTCATTCCTCCTCACCCGGCAGTCCTGGCTTGTGTCACTCTGCCTGTGAGGGGTTCTTCTCCCCGGCCTGGCTCAGCGCTTTATGGTGGGATCAGTCCTTTGCAGGGCATTGCTCCCTCCTTTGCTGGAAGGGATCTGCATCCCACTCTGCAGCCGGTGACCTGGACAGAACTTGGCGTGCACCGTGGCCCTGGTGGAGTTTGGTGGTGTGACAGGTACCAGCTGAAACAGGGAGGGTGGCACAAAGGGAATTTCAGGCAGGATATCTTACGAGCAGCAGGGGAAGGTTCTTACATCATTTGGAATAAATGCAGACATGGCAGGGGGGTCTGCGTGTGGCCAGACACCTTTATCATTGGCTGATGAGTTTCCAGTGCAGTTGTGACATCTACTTTTGTTCCCAGGCTCAACCCCAGTTGCTCAGGCCTGCTGTGGGGTTTTCAGGAGCATCACCTGTGTGTCCATTCTATATAATCTTTACCCAGGCTGAGGCATGCCTGAACCACTTGGTTCCAGTTTGGAGCACGCTGGTTCCCGCTGGCAGTGCTCTGGGTAActtctgtgctggcagcagaacaGCAGGTACCTCTGGAAGAGTACAGGTGCTGTTGGACCACGTCATTCACAAAATAGGTTGATTCTTCTTTTTGGCAAGAGGTCGCTGCATCTGAAGGAGGGAGCGTTGCCCTAAAATCGGGGTTGCGGGAGCGAGCCTTTGCGGCCCGGGCTCACGCGCTGGCCGGGGGCCAGGGCCGCCCTGGATCATTTTCGCTGTAGTGTTCTTAACTGATTTTAAGTAGATTATGGTTGGATACGcgccctgctgtgctggttcAGGTTTCCATCGGCCCTCGTTTTCTCATTGCTGTTTTATTGGCACGTTGTTTAGCAAACAAGCCGGCAACGTGCGGTTGAGGAAAAGCTTCTCCACGCAGGCACGAGCGCTGCAAGGCGCGCAAAGCCTGGCTAGAGCCGCCCGCCCGCCATAAATCAGCGTTAAACACCCTGCTTTGTTAGCGGTGTCAGCGCGGGAGATGGGCCGGTTATCGGCGTGTATCAGCCGGGCTGATAACCCCGGGCTCTGTTCAGTGCTGTGCGAGGAGCGGCGGGCTCGCAGCAGCGGGGGAGCGCTCCGGGTGCCGGCACGGGCGGTGCTGTGGCGTTTGCCATACACACCGCACCACCAAGGGGACCTGTGCACCCCTGACTTGAAAAAATACACCTTCATCCATCTGCGGCTCGTGGCGGGGAGGAAGGTGCTTGCTCTCTCGCCTCGGTGACCTATAAAGAAAGGAAACTGTGcataaaagcaaagagaaactCAGAAAACCCACAGCCCCAAGCACCAGGCCATTTCCATCACCAGCAGCGGGCTTCAAAAGACGTGTAGTAGGCGTACTTGGGGACACGTTTTACTGGTgggtttggcagtgctgggcaagCAGGTGGTCTCAATGCTCTCAGACATCTTTCCCAACCTTTGTGATTCCCAACCACCAACCCTGCCAGAGTTCGAGGAGCATTTGGGCAATGCTCTCAGACACatggtgggattttgggggctgtcctgtgctgtgccagtACTTGGATGTTGATGATCCTTTTGGgttcaggatattctgtgattttatgatttctaCATCAGGTACGGCACTACTTACAACCCACCTGTGGTTTGCCACTCCATTGTAACTACTGAATGTGCTTTTATGCTTTTGCCACTGGGTCTGAGGATGGTGCTGGACTCCACATGCTTTGCCCTTGGTCACCTTCCCTCATTCTCGTCTCCATGCAGTATTTATAGTAAATCATATTAGAAAGGAGTGCTAAGGAGGAAGCATGATTCATCCTGCTTGAAACCACCACTGACATAAATAAAGGCAAAGCGCTTACTACGTCTTTTTTATTATGGTATTTAGGGACAGGTTGTACTAATTTTGGCATACCCAGAGTAAACCCGGGAAGGCTGTGACTCCAAGAAATTCAGTTTCaccacagcacaggctgtgtttttaaaaaaactcaaccAAAACCCAGCCAGCCTTCTTGAAAGTGCGTGCAGCAGCACGAGGCTTTTGGGGCAGCTCGTTGCCATCCAGATTTCACTGCGTGTCTTTGGCTGTTCCATTGGTCTCTCAGGGCTTTGCTGTCATGCAGGAGCAGAGATGGCTGTGAGCTCTGGCATCACCTTTACCTGCAAGGGTGATataaggccctggcacaggttcccagagaagctgtggctgccccgtcctggaagtgtccaaggccaggcttggggcttgcagcagcctggggtagtggaaggtgtccctgcccatggttgAAATGGgctgagctttaaggtctctcccaGCCTAAGCCATTCGAAGCCATTCTATTATCGCAGGTCTGGAATGGGATGTGCAAATTGTAGCAGAAAAGGTCTCCCTGTTGAGGGGATGCACAGGGAGGATGTACAGAGGGGATGCGCGGTGCAGAGAGACCCTGCCTGTGAGAGTCTGGGCTGCCACAGCGcggcacaggcagctctggtgATGGATCTTATCTCAGCCGGGCACGGGCGGCAGTCACAGCCGGCTGTGCAGCACACGCAAACGTCCCGTGCGTGGGAGAGATAAGGCAGCGGCGTTGTGCAGCACCCACGCCTCGCCAGCCCCCTGCCCCGCACGGCGCCGGCGCACCGCGCCCCTGGCAGCGCGCTGGGCGGCCGGGCCACGCTGCCACGTGCGCCACAGCACCGCGctgggtcctctctgccctggggtGGTCGGGGTGCAGAGCACCACCAGCCCACACCCCGGGGCCCCTTTCTGCGAAATGGCACGGTGCTCAGAACCGGAACCCTCTGTATCTCCCGCTCGCCCCCCCTCCAGGGTGTTTTGCTATTTTTACCAGGAACGAGGtgatttcctcttctctttcttccttcccccagtTCGTAGAAAAGATCCCGAGTGccaagcacagggcagggcatTCCTGCGAATAAGAGCAGTGACCAGAGGCGCTTGTAACACGTGAAGCCTCtttgggcagctctgcccacgCTGCCCTTGCCTTCTCTTGCACGTGTTGCCGTGGTGGAAACCAGCGTGTGCAATGAAACTGGCAGAAAACCTGCTTCCTGTAGCAGGAATGATCTTAGGAACATTATAACTTGGATGAAAACCTTCCCAGGTTTTCATAGtagaagaaaagtgaaaagcaaTTGGTTTTGCTTCCCAGGTTCCTGTCTTCTCCATGGGGGAGGGATAGGGAAAAGCTATCCTGACTTTGCTATGCCTCCCCCGGCCTTTCATTTCATCATCACCCTAGCTGAAAGGCAGcatttggttggggttttttgggggaatttgggatttgcatttctggggctgtggggaagaTTGCGTGTAGGAAACGGGTGTTGTGGTGGGAACTGGGccactggcagctcccagcctgcaggGTGCTGAGTCAGCAGTACCCGAGAGTGGGGCAGCACCGGGGCTGCCTGGGAATGCCCCCAGACCCGCCTGTGGGATTCCCCCAGCCCAGTCCTGCCTGTGGATCTGGGGAGGGACACTGGGATCTCGGGATGCAGAGGCAAGTGCTTCTATTGATTTCTGGCTTCTCTGACCCTTTAGCTGGAGGTGGCTCTTCCCTCAGCGTTGAACCAAATGTAACTTAAAGCAGTGCAGAAATGTTTATGATCCTTCCCTTGCAGTAGTGAGTGCTGCCCAATGCATTATTTAGCAGGGTGGGATGTGTGGCAGG includes:
- the ZBTB16 gene encoding zinc finger and BTB domain-containing protein 16, which codes for MDLTKMGLIQLQNPCHPTGLLHKANQMRLAGTLCDVVIMVDSQEFHAHRTVLACTSKMFEILFHRNSQHYTLDFLSPKTFQQILEYAYTATLQAKVEDLDDLLYAAEILEIEYLEEQCLKILETIQASEDNDTEVAMADGAAAATTEEEEERKSRYIKGLFISKPAGEEGGCAGMASQSLPAATVEQSPSASASYCSLSSMSPTKAAVDSLMTIGQSLLQGALPPSAPEDSRSATTRRPSGLAEVKTEAMQVDEASSHDSPRTAEPGGSSGEKPDEKGKEGPGTPTRSSVITSARELHYTREEGAEPPPEPGQGLPLGPEPSVTGPGEKPLGIYSLLPNHKTEPVLGVPPTVASALHVQPALAVSMDFSAYGGLLPQGFIQRELFSKLGELAAGMKTESRALGEQCSVCGAELPDNETLEQHRKLHSGMKTYGCELCGKRFLDSLRLRMHLLAHSAGAKALVCDQCGAQFSKEDALETHRQTHTGTDMAVFCLLCGKRFQTQSALQQHMEVHAGVRSYICSECNRTFPSHTALKRHLRSHTGDHPYECEFCGSCFRDESTLKGHKRIHTGEKPYECNGCGKKFSLKHQLETHYRVHTGEKPFECKLCHQRSRDYSAMIKHLRTHNGASPYQCTICLEYCPSLSAMQKHMKGHKPEEIPTDWRIEKTYLYLCYV